From a region of the Sinorhizobium sp. B11 genome:
- a CDS encoding L,D-transpeptidase, which yields MTISRRGFLIALPLFVAGCSSTTLNSQTNYAALPDEKFPLRQVPIDQIKPELRRTEVAYEGSYAPGTVVVDTPARRAYYILGDGRAMRYGVGVGREGLALAGNAYVGRKAEWPSWTPTENMQRREERYRKLAGGMPGGPNNPLGARAMYLYRGGGDTHFRIHGTNQPQSIGLAMSSGCIRMMNHDVIDLYNRVEVGARVVVIQATA from the coding sequence ATGACGATCTCGCGCCGGGGCTTCCTGATCGCTCTTCCCCTCTTTGTCGCCGGTTGCTCCTCGACCACTCTGAACAGCCAGACGAATTATGCCGCACTTCCCGATGAGAAATTTCCGCTGAGGCAGGTGCCGATCGATCAGATCAAACCGGAGCTTCGCCGCACCGAAGTCGCCTATGAGGGCAGCTATGCGCCGGGAACCGTCGTCGTCGATACACCGGCGCGGCGCGCCTATTATATCCTCGGCGACGGCAGGGCGATGCGTTATGGCGTCGGTGTCGGTCGCGAGGGTCTGGCCCTTGCCGGCAACGCCTATGTCGGCCGCAAGGCGGAATGGCCGAGCTGGACGCCGACGGAGAACATGCAGCGCCGTGAGGAGCGATACCGCAAGCTCGCCGGCGGCATGCCGGGCGGCCCGAACAATCCGCTCGGTGCGCGCGCCATGTATCTCTATCGCGGCGGTGGTGACACGCATTTCCGCATCCACGGCACCAACCAGCCGCAATCGATCGGTCTTGCCATGTCGAGCGGCTGCATCCGCATGATGAACCACGACGTCATCGATCTTTACAATCGCGTCGAAGTCGGCGCCAGGGTCGTTGTCATCCAGGCGACGGCTTGA
- a CDS encoding electron transfer flavoprotein-ubiquinone oxidoreductase yields MTEMTELPERESMEFDVVIVGAGPAGLSAAIRLKQIDPELSVVVLEKGAEVGAHILSGAVVDPVGIDRLLPGWRSESDHPFKTEVKDDHFLLLGPAGSIRLPNIMMPPLMSNHGNYIVSLGLVCRWLATKAEELGVEIYPGFAATEVLYNDEGAVIGVATGDMGIEKNGEPGPSYARGMALMGKYVLIGEGVRGSLAKQLIAKFDLQKDREPQKFGIGIKELWEVKPENHRRGLVQHSFGWPLGMSTGGGSFLYHLEDNLVAVGFVIHLNYKNPWLYPFEEFQRFKTHPAIRGTFEGGKRLSYGARAITEGGYQSVPKLSFPGGALIGCSAGFVNVPRIKGSHNAVLSGMIAADRIAAAIAAGRANDEVVEIENDWRKSDIGKDLKRVRNVKPLWSKFGTALGVALGGLDMWTNQLFGFSFFGTLGHGKTDAASLEPASQHKKIDYPKPDGVLTFDRLSSVFLSNTNHEEDQPVHLQVKDMALQKSSEFGIYGGPSTRYCPAGVYEWVEKDGEETFVINAQNCVHCKTCDIKDPNQNINWVPPQGGEGPVYPNM; encoded by the coding sequence ATGACCGAAATGACCGAGCTGCCGGAACGCGAAAGCATGGAATTCGACGTGGTGATCGTCGGCGCCGGTCCGGCCGGCCTTTCGGCCGCCATTCGCTTGAAGCAGATCGATCCGGAACTCTCGGTCGTCGTGCTGGAGAAGGGCGCTGAAGTCGGCGCCCATATCCTCTCCGGCGCCGTCGTCGACCCTGTCGGCATCGACCGCCTGCTGCCCGGCTGGCGCAGCGAAAGCGACCATCCTTTCAAGACCGAAGTCAAGGACGACCACTTCCTGCTGCTCGGCCCCGCCGGCTCCATCCGCCTGCCGAACATCATGATGCCGCCGCTGATGAGCAATCACGGCAATTACATCGTATCGCTTGGGCTTGTCTGTCGTTGGCTGGCGACTAAGGCGGAAGAACTCGGCGTCGAGATCTATCCGGGCTTTGCCGCCACCGAGGTGCTCTACAACGACGAGGGCGCCGTCATCGGCGTCGCGACCGGCGACATGGGCATCGAGAAGAATGGCGAGCCCGGCCCGAGCTACGCGCGCGGCATGGCGCTCATGGGCAAATATGTGCTGATCGGCGAAGGTGTGCGCGGTTCGCTCGCCAAGCAGCTGATCGCCAAGTTCGACCTGCAGAAGGATCGCGAGCCCCAGAAATTCGGCATCGGCATCAAGGAACTCTGGGAGGTCAAGCCGGAGAACCATCGCCGCGGCCTTGTCCAGCATTCCTTTGGCTGGCCGCTCGGCATGTCGACCGGTGGCGGCTCCTTCCTCTATCACCTCGAAGACAATCTCGTCGCCGTCGGCTTCGTCATCCATCTCAACTACAAGAACCCCTGGCTCTACCCCTTCGAGGAATTCCAGCGCTTCAAGACGCATCCGGCGATCCGCGGCACGTTCGAGGGCGGCAAGCGCCTCTCCTATGGCGCGCGCGCCATCACCGAAGGCGGATACCAGTCGGTGCCGAAGCTCTCCTTCCCGGGCGGTGCTCTGATCGGCTGTTCGGCAGGCTTCGTCAACGTGCCGCGCATCAAGGGCAGCCACAATGCGGTGCTCTCGGGCATGATAGCCGCCGACCGCATCGCCGCGGCGATTGCCGCCGGCCGAGCCAATGACGAAGTGGTCGAGATCGAAAACGACTGGCGCAAGAGCGATATCGGCAAGGACCTGAAGCGCGTGCGCAACGTCAAGCCGCTCTGGTCGAAGTTCGGCACGGCCCTCGGTGTCGCACTCGGTGGTCTCGACATGTGGACCAACCAGCTCTTCGGCTTCTCCTTCTTCGGCACGCTCGGTCACGGCAAGACCGATGCAGCCTCGCTGGAACCGGCGTCACAGCACAAGAAGATCGACTATCCGAAGCCCGACGGTGTGCTCACCTTCGACCGTCTCTCCTCCGTCTTCCTGTCGAACACCAATCACGAGGAAGATCAGCCGGTCCATCTTCAGGTCAAGGACATGGCGCTGCAGAAATCGTCCGAATTCGGCATCTACGGCGGTCCGTCGACACGCTACTGTCCGGCCGGCGTCTACGAATGGGTGGAGAAGGACGGCGAAGAGACTTTCGTCATCAACGCCCAGAACTGCGTGCACTGCAAGACCTGCGATATCAAGGATCCCAACCAGAACATCAACTGGGTGCCGCCGCAGGGCGGCGAGGGGCCCGTCTATCCAAACATGTGA